Proteins found in one Homalodisca vitripennis isolate AUS2020 chromosome 4, UT_GWSS_2.1, whole genome shotgun sequence genomic segment:
- the LOC124359048 gene encoding isatin hydrolase-like, giving the protein MYSLFTMLAYTLPLVLSEMPEPVDLTHTYDEDTLHFSVYRSFNLTKVYMQGVNTFFSSNDFQTAEHLGTHMDAPYHFNPDGVRVDEILVSRFIGQAVIVDLRTKAQADPEYLVTPEDFIGWERRYGPIPKGAIIILDFGWAVKYTNPQEFFGTANINDYTTYRFPGLSVAGARWLINTGRVYGVGTDTASIDCGRSTDFPAHKVLSKTTIYNLEMVALPKEPLPPTGFQIAALPMKIREGTGAPVRILAIPNPFLQHTNMPL; this is encoded by the exons ATGTACAGTCTGTTCACAATGCTGGCGTACACACTTCCTCTAGTCCTGTCAGAGATGCCAGAGCCAGTCGACCTCACACACACCTACGACGAAGACACTCTTCATTTCTCAGTTTACAGATCATTCAACTTGACCAAGGTCTATATGCAAGGAGTCAACACATTCTTCAGTTCCAATGACTTCCAGACTGCTGAGCACCTCGGTACCCACATGGACGCTCCCTATCACTTTAACCCTGACGGCGTACGAGTCGATGAGATACTTGTTAGTAGATTTATTGGACAAG CTGTTATTGTGGACTTAAGGACCAAGGCTCAGGCTGATCCGGAGTATCTTGTGACCCCTGAGGACTTTATCGGATGGGAGAGACGTTACGGACCGATACCGAAGGGTGCCATTATAATCTTGGACTTTGGGTGGGCTGTCAAGTACACCAACCCTCAGGAGTTCTTCGGCACCGCAAACATCAACGACTACACCACCTACCGCTTCCCTGGTCTCTCTGTAGCCGGGGCCCGCTGGCTGATCAACACTGGTCGAGTGTATGGCGTCGGCACTGACACAGCCTCCATAGATTGTGGCCGCAGCACG GACTTCCCAGCCCATAAGGTTCTGTCTAAAACCACTATATATAACCTGGAGATGGTGGCACTTCCTAAAGAACCTCTGCCTCCCACCGGCTTCCAGATCGCAGCGTTGCCCATGAAGATAAGGGAGGGGACAGGGGCACCAGTCCGAATTCTTGCCATTCCCAACCCATTTCTCCAACACACAAACATGCCATTGTAG
- the LOC124359049 gene encoding uncharacterized protein LOC124359049: protein MVDLRQKASNDSDYQASVEDFEEWEEQHGPIPEGAVVIMDFGWASKYKNATEYFGTPFTNNTELYHFPGLSGAGAQWLAETGKVFGVGTDTASIDYGQTKDFKAHKVLSAHNIYNLEHLALPPTPLPPSGYQLLSLPIKIRHGTGGPVRVVALPYAASSATLTSPLVTLIYFCTACLLLFVKH from the exons ATGGTGGACTTGAGACAGAAGGCAAGTAATGACTCAGACTACCAGGCGAGTGTAGAGGACTTTGAAGAGTGGGAGGAGCAGCACGGCCCAATACCAGAGGGAGCTGTGGTCATCATGGACTTCGGTTGGGCCAGCAAGTACAAGAATGCGACCGAGTACTTTGGTACTCCCTTCACCAACAATACAGAACTATACCACTTCCCTGGACTTTCTGGAGCTGGAGCGCAGTGGTTGGCAGAGACAGGCAAGGTGTTTGGTGTGGGGACAGACACTGCCTCCATCGACTACGGCCAGACTAAG GACTTCAAGGCCCACAAAGTGCTCTCAGCACACAACATCTACAACCTGGAGCACTTGGCCCTGCCCCCCACCCCTCTACCCCCCTCCGGCTACCAGTTACTGTCCTTACCCATCAAGATCCGTCACGGCACTGGGGGACCTGTCAGAGTCGTGGCACTACCCTATGCAGCGTCTTCCGCCACGCTCACCTCGCCATTGGTTACACTCATCTACTTCTGTACAGCCtgtcttttattatttgtaaaacattaa